In Rhodamnia argentea isolate NSW1041297 chromosome 11, ASM2092103v1, whole genome shotgun sequence, one genomic interval encodes:
- the LOC115757511 gene encoding xyloglucan O-acetyltransferase 4, protein MKPPCPVQDRAHKKDIRCHNYGGGSAAATTALNPLLVFALLLATIFTLFMLFSPSPPMIKPDLQRNTSSFIRPQQDCDLYRGHWVPDFRRSSSYTNSSCPTIPDSKNCFRHGRKDTDFLNWRWKPDGCELPRFDPRAFLGMVRGKTLAFVGDSVARNHMESLLCLLSQEETPVDVFKDSEDRFRTWHFRGHDFTLKILWSQFLVRGEEEVINGSSTGTFSLHLDEVDGAWAREIPTVDIAVVSAGHWFFRKIRLYQRGRLVGCVYCEEPNVTSYGPEHALRMSLRAALGHINECEECKGTTTTLLRTFSPAHFENGTWDTGGGCARTSPYGEGEIDLGSSEWGFRNMQMEEMARAERVGRGRRRGRRFAALDVTRAMLMRPDGHPGEHWGNKWMRGYNDCVHWCLPGPIDVWSDFLMAALSQHI, encoded by the exons ATGAAACCTCCATGTCCTGTCCAAGACAGAGCCCACAAAAAGGACATCAGATGCCACAATTATGGTGGCGGCTCTGCTGCTGCGACTACTGCGCTCAATCCCCTCCTCGTCTTCGCTCTCCTCCTCGCCACCATCTTCACCCTCTTCATGCTCTTCTCCCCCTCCCCTCCGATGATCAAGCCCGACCTCCAGCGAAACACCTCCTCCTTCATCAGGCCTCAACAGG ATTGTGACTTGTACAGAGGGCACTGGGTTCCAGATTTTAGACGGTCTTCTTCGTACACGAATTCGAGCTGCCCGACCATTCCGGACTCCAAGAACTGCTTCAGGCATGGGAGGAAAGACACGGACTTTCTGAATTGGAGGTGGAAGCCCGACGGGTGCGAGCTCCCGAGGTTCGATCCTCGGGCCTTCCTGGGTATGGTGCGAGGGAAGACCCTAGCCTTCGTCGGCGACTCCGTCGCCAGGAACCACATGGAGTCGCTGCTCTGTCTCTTGTCGCAG GAGGAAACGCCGGTCGACGTCTTCAAGGACTCGGAAGATCGGTTCCGGACGTGGCACTTCCGGGGACACGACTTCACGCTCAAGATCCTCTGGTCACAGTTCCTGGTGCGGGGCGAAGAGGAAGTGATCAACGGCTCGTCTACGGGGACTTTCTCCCTGCACCTCGACGAGGTGGACGGCGCGTGGGCGCGCGAGATCCCCACCGTGGACATCGCCGTGGTCTCCGCGGGGCACTGGTTCTTCAGGAAGATCCGCCTCTACCAGCGGGGCCGCCTCGTGGGCTGCGTCTACTGCGAGGAGCCCAACGTGACCTCCTACGGCCCCGAGCACGCGCTGCGCATGTCACTCCGCGCGGCGCTTGGCCACATCAATGAATGCGAGGAGTGCAAGGGGACGACGACGACGCTGCTGAGGACATTCTCGCCGGCGCACTTTGAGAACGGGACGTGGGACACGGGCGGGGGGTGCGCCCGGACGAGCCCGTACGGGGAGGGCGAGATCGATCTGGGGAGCTCCGAGTGGGGGTTCAGGAACATGCAGATGGAGGAGATGGCGAGGGCCGAGCGGGTCGGGAGGggaaggaggagagggaggcGGTTTGCGGCGTTGGACGTGACGAGGGCGATGCTGATGAGGCCGGACGGCCATCCCGGCGAGCACTGGGGGAACAAGTGGATGAGAGGCTACAACGACTGCGTGCATTGGTGCTTGCCGGGCCCTATTGATGTCTGGAGCGACTTCCTGATGGCTGCTCTGAGCCAACATATATAA
- the LOC115757467 gene encoding protease Do-like 9 isoform X2, which translates to MVDNKRKRGRPSKPPPNESAETTDHQHPNAAAVPVAATANSNDSASASASEKTMNADPPSTRRGRGRPRRKTEHRSPEHWSSRFAEQNGDCSLAVVVGGGGEDRGLELEGTEPSPMPMPKWENVARVVPAMDAVVKVFCVHTEPNFSLPWQRKRQYSSSSSGFIIGGRRVLTNAHSVEHHTQVKVKKRGSDTKYLATVLAIGTECDIALLTVNNDEFWEGFAPVEFGDLPALQDAVTVVGYPIGGDTISVTSGVVSRMEMLSYAHGSTELLGVQIDAAINSGNSGGPAFNDKGKCVGIAFQSLKHEDVENIGYIIPTPVIMHFIHDYEKNGLYTGFPILGVEWQKMENPDLRMAMGMKLDKKGVRIRRIEPTAPESHVLRPSDVILSFDGINIANDGTVPFRHGERIGFSYLVSQKYTGDKAHVKVLRKSKTLEFDIKLATHKRLIPAHISGKPPSYYIIAGFVFSAVSVPYLRSEYGKDYEFDAPVKLLDKLLHSMAESVDEQLVVVSQVLVADINIGYEDIVNTQVLAFNGKPVKNLKSLANMVETCEDEYLRFDLEYQQVVVLKTKTAKVATSDILTTHCIPSAMSDDLKA; encoded by the exons ATGGTCGACAACAAGCGGAAACGCGGCCGTCCGTCCAAGCCTCCGCCCAATGAATCCGCAGAAACCACCGACCACCAGCATCCCAACGCCGCCGCCGTTCCCGTCGCCGCGACGGCGAATTCAAACGACAGCGCCTCGGCGTCCGCGtcggagaagacgatgaacgCCGACCCTCCCTCGACCCGCCGCGGCAGGGGTCGGCCCCGGAGGAAGACGGAGCACCGATCGCCTGAGCACTGGAGCTCTCGCTTCGCCGAGCAGAACGGTGACTGCTCTTTGGCGGTCGtggtcggtggcggtggtgaagACAGGGGTTTGGAGCTCGAGGGGACGGAGCCGTCGCCCATGCCGATGCCGAAGTGGGAGAACGTTGCGAGGGTTGTCCCTGCGATGGACGCGGTTGTGAAGGTGTTTTGCGTGCATACGGAGCCGAATTTCTCGCTCCCGTGGCAGCGTAAGAGGCAgtacagcagcagcagcagcggaTTCATTATCGGAGGTAGGAGAGTGCTGACCAATGCGCATTCCGTGGAGCACCACACTCAGGTGAAGGTGAAGAAGCGTGGCTCTGATACGAAGTATCTGGCTACTGTTCTCGCTATTGGGACCGAGTGTGACATCG CATTGCTCACAGTCAACAATGATGAGTTCTGGGAAGGATTTGCGCCTGTGGAGTTCGGAGACCTACCTGCACTTCAAGATGCTGTCACTGTGGTGGGTTATCCTATTGGTGGAGATACAATATCCGTGACAAGTGGTGTCGTGTCACGTATGGAGATGCTCTCCTATGCCCATGGGTCAACTGAGCTCCTGGGAGTGCAG ATAGATGCAGCTATAAATTCAGGAAATTCTGGTGGCCCTGCATTTAATGACAAGGGAAAATGTGTGGGTATTGCATTTCAGTCGCTTAAACACGAAGATGTAGAGAATATCGGTTATATTATTCCAACACCAGTCATCATGCACTTCATTCATGATTATGAGAAGAATGGGTTGTACACAG GGTTCCCCATTCTTGGAGTTGAGTGGCAGAAGATGGAAAATCCTGATCTACGCATGGCCATGGGAATGAAACTGGATAAGAAAGGCGTCCGAATTAGGAGAATTGAGCCTACAGCTCCAGAATCACATGTCCTTAGGCCATCTGATGTTATCCTCAGCTTTGATGGGATTAATATTGCTAATGATGGGACAG TTCCATTCAGGCATGGAGAGCGCATAGGTTTCAGTTATCTGGTTTCCCAAAAATACACTGGGGATAAAGCTCATGTGAAAGTTCTCCGAAAGTCGAAGACTCTTGAATTTGACATAAAACTTGCCACTCACAAACGGCTCATCCCTGCACATATTAGTGGGAAACCACCCTCTTATTACATAATCGCTGGATTTGTTTTTTCCGCTGTATCTGTTCCATATCTCCGTTCAGAG TATGGGAAGGACTATGAATTTGATGCTCCAGTCAAACTGTTGGACAAGCTTCTTCATTCCATGGCAGAATCCGTAGATGAACAGCTTGTTGTTGTATCTCAG GTCCTTGTTGCAGACATAAATATTGGATATGAAGACATTGTCAATACTCAG GTCCTTGCTTTCAATGGCAAGCCTGTAAAGAATCTGAAGAGTTTGGCCAACATGGTGGAGACCTGTGAGGATGAATATTTACGTTTTGACCTAGAATATCAGCAG GTAGTTGTGCTAAAGACCAAAACTGCCAAGGTTGCAACTTCAGATATACTAACGACCCATTGTATACCTTCTGCCATGTCTGATGACCTCAAAGCCTAG
- the LOC115757467 gene encoding protease Do-like 9 isoform X1 has protein sequence MVDNKRKRGRPSKPPPNESAETTDHQHPNAAAVPVAATANSNDSASASASEKTMNADPPSTRRGRGRPRRKTEHRSPEHWSSRFAEQNGDCSLAVVVGGGGEDRGLELEGTEPSPMPMPKWENVARVVPAMDAVVKVFCVHTEPNFSLPWQRKRQYSSSSSGFIIGGRRVLTNAHSVEHHTQVKVKKRGSDTKYLATVLAIGTECDIALLTVNNDEFWEGFAPVEFGDLPALQDAVTVVGYPIGGDTISVTSGVVSRMEMLSYAHGSTELLGVQIDAAINSGNSGGPAFNDKGKCVGIAFQSLKHEDVENIGYIIPTPVIMHFIHDYEKNGLYTGFPILGVEWQKMENPDLRMAMGMKLDKKGVRIRRIEPTAPESHVLRPSDVILSFDGINIANDGTVPFRHGERIGFSYLVSQKYTGDKAHVKVLRKSKTLEFDIKLATHKRLIPAHISGKPPSYYIIAGFVFSAVSVPYLRSEYGKDYEFDAPVKLLDKLLHSMAESVDEQLVVVSQVLVADINIGYEDIVNTQVVLAFNGKPVKNLKSLANMVETCEDEYLRFDLEYQQVVVLKTKTAKVATSDILTTHCIPSAMSDDLKA, from the exons ATGGTCGACAACAAGCGGAAACGCGGCCGTCCGTCCAAGCCTCCGCCCAATGAATCCGCAGAAACCACCGACCACCAGCATCCCAACGCCGCCGCCGTTCCCGTCGCCGCGACGGCGAATTCAAACGACAGCGCCTCGGCGTCCGCGtcggagaagacgatgaacgCCGACCCTCCCTCGACCCGCCGCGGCAGGGGTCGGCCCCGGAGGAAGACGGAGCACCGATCGCCTGAGCACTGGAGCTCTCGCTTCGCCGAGCAGAACGGTGACTGCTCTTTGGCGGTCGtggtcggtggcggtggtgaagACAGGGGTTTGGAGCTCGAGGGGACGGAGCCGTCGCCCATGCCGATGCCGAAGTGGGAGAACGTTGCGAGGGTTGTCCCTGCGATGGACGCGGTTGTGAAGGTGTTTTGCGTGCATACGGAGCCGAATTTCTCGCTCCCGTGGCAGCGTAAGAGGCAgtacagcagcagcagcagcggaTTCATTATCGGAGGTAGGAGAGTGCTGACCAATGCGCATTCCGTGGAGCACCACACTCAGGTGAAGGTGAAGAAGCGTGGCTCTGATACGAAGTATCTGGCTACTGTTCTCGCTATTGGGACCGAGTGTGACATCG CATTGCTCACAGTCAACAATGATGAGTTCTGGGAAGGATTTGCGCCTGTGGAGTTCGGAGACCTACCTGCACTTCAAGATGCTGTCACTGTGGTGGGTTATCCTATTGGTGGAGATACAATATCCGTGACAAGTGGTGTCGTGTCACGTATGGAGATGCTCTCCTATGCCCATGGGTCAACTGAGCTCCTGGGAGTGCAG ATAGATGCAGCTATAAATTCAGGAAATTCTGGTGGCCCTGCATTTAATGACAAGGGAAAATGTGTGGGTATTGCATTTCAGTCGCTTAAACACGAAGATGTAGAGAATATCGGTTATATTATTCCAACACCAGTCATCATGCACTTCATTCATGATTATGAGAAGAATGGGTTGTACACAG GGTTCCCCATTCTTGGAGTTGAGTGGCAGAAGATGGAAAATCCTGATCTACGCATGGCCATGGGAATGAAACTGGATAAGAAAGGCGTCCGAATTAGGAGAATTGAGCCTACAGCTCCAGAATCACATGTCCTTAGGCCATCTGATGTTATCCTCAGCTTTGATGGGATTAATATTGCTAATGATGGGACAG TTCCATTCAGGCATGGAGAGCGCATAGGTTTCAGTTATCTGGTTTCCCAAAAATACACTGGGGATAAAGCTCATGTGAAAGTTCTCCGAAAGTCGAAGACTCTTGAATTTGACATAAAACTTGCCACTCACAAACGGCTCATCCCTGCACATATTAGTGGGAAACCACCCTCTTATTACATAATCGCTGGATTTGTTTTTTCCGCTGTATCTGTTCCATATCTCCGTTCAGAG TATGGGAAGGACTATGAATTTGATGCTCCAGTCAAACTGTTGGACAAGCTTCTTCATTCCATGGCAGAATCCGTAGATGAACAGCTTGTTGTTGTATCTCAG GTCCTTGTTGCAGACATAAATATTGGATATGAAGACATTGTCAATACTCAGGTT GTCCTTGCTTTCAATGGCAAGCCTGTAAAGAATCTGAAGAGTTTGGCCAACATGGTGGAGACCTGTGAGGATGAATATTTACGTTTTGACCTAGAATATCAGCAG GTAGTTGTGCTAAAGACCAAAACTGCCAAGGTTGCAACTTCAGATATACTAACGACCCATTGTATACCTTCTGCCATGTCTGATGACCTCAAAGCCTAG
- the LOC115757468 gene encoding WAT1-related protein At3g28050-like has product MGGRYCYRDALPFSAMVSMECMNVGLNTLYKAATLRGMSYHVFIVYAYAIAALVLLPAAFISRKSRTLPPLSRPVLAKIGLLGLIGSSSQILGYTGINFSSPTLASAISNLTPAFTFILAILFRMEYVSLRRSSSQAKVIGTIVSISGAFVVTLYVGPPIIIGTKPSLSLNRILHASNIDWIIGGSLLTAEYILVTLWYIVQAQIMKEYPDELTVVFFYNVIVTFVAATVALVTERDMNAWRVRDIGLASVICSGLFGSGLNNSVHAWAIRTKGPFYAALFKPLSIAIAVAMGVFFLGDTLHLGSLIGVTIISFGFYTVMWGKAKEQTVEEVGESRTVSAPSEKVPLLQNYKVDEV; this is encoded by the exons atgggagggAGGTACTGTTACAGGGATGCGCTTCCATTCTCAGCCATGGTGTCCATGGAGTGCATGAACGTGGGGTTGAACACGCTCTACAAAGCAGCCACCTTGAGAGGGATGAGCTACCATGTCTTCATCGTCTACGCCTATGCCATTGCTGCTCTTGTGCTTCTCCCTGCTGCCTTCATCTCCCGcaa ATCAAGAACGCTTCCCCCTCTCAGCAGGCCCGTCCTTGCCAAGATTGGTCTTCTTGGGCTCATTGG GAGCTCGTCACAGATCCTGGGATACACGGGGATCAATTTCAGCTCTCCAACGCTTGCTTCAGCTATCAGCAACCTCACCCCTGCTTTCACTTTCATACTTGCCATACTTTTCAG GATGGAGTATGTATCATTGAGGAGAAGCAGCAGTCAGGCCAAGGTCATTGGTACCATAGTATCAATATCTGGTGCATTTGTTGTCACTCTATATGTGGGTCCACCGATTATTATTGGTACAAAACCTTCTCTCTCGCTTAATCGGATTCTGCACGCGTCGAACATTGACTGGATCATTGGAGGGTCTCTTCTCACAGCTGAATATATTCTAGTTACCTTGTGGTACATTGTTCAG GCACAGATAATGAAGGAGTATCCAGACGAACTGACCGTGGTTTTCTTTTATAACGTAATCGTGACCTTCGTAGCTGCGACTGTCGCTTTAGTTACGGAACGCGATATGAATGCTTGGAGAGTAAGGGACATAGGACTGGCATCTGTAATATGCTCG GGACTTTTTGGGTCAGGCTTGAACAACTCTGTACATGCTTGGGCAATCCGCACAAAAGGTCCTTTCTATGCTGCACTTTTCAAGCCGTTGTCAATAGCCATTGCGGTTGCCATGGGCGTCTTCTTTCTTGGTGACACACTTCATCTCGGAAG TCTCATTGGGGTGACAATTATATCGTTCGGGTTCTATACCGTAATGTGGGGAAAGGCAAAAGAGCAGACTGTTGAGGAGGTTGGAGAGAGCCGGACGGTCTCAGCACCCTCCGAGAAGGTCCCTCTACTGCAAAATTATAAGGTGGATGAAGTGTAG